One Macrobrachium rosenbergii isolate ZJJX-2024 chromosome 10, ASM4041242v1, whole genome shotgun sequence DNA window includes the following coding sequences:
- the LOC136842932 gene encoding NADH dehydrogenase [ubiquinone] 1 alpha subcomplex assembly factor 3 produces the protein MIRSPLRNTAAILAPRLKGFLSQPRCHQSTGDDQKTTARVLNQEIGAGLMIDGYSQAGFRLNNGMSVVGPMAIFPKSVLSWRVRDENDITEDSLSLFYILEPKLDILIIGVGDRGIALKPRVLQYIKNKGLNIEVLPTESACATFNFLNDEKRYVAAALIPPTNIQTHEDELVQDQVRKKSLFIATLEDEIV, from the exons ATGATCCGTTCGCCCCTTCGTAATACTGCAGCAATCCTTGCACCGAG GCTGAAGGGCTTTCTCAGTCAGCCGAGGTGTCATCAGTCTACTGGTGATGATCAGAAAACCACAGCAAGAGTCCTAAATCAGGAAATTGGTGCAGGCTTAATGATAGATGGTTATAGTCAG GCTGGTTTTCGTCTCAACAATGGAATGTCTGTGGTGGGTCCAATGGCTATATTCCCAAAATCCGTCCTCAGTTGGCGCGTGCGAGATGAAAATGACATTACAGAAGACTCGTTGTCGTTATTTTATATTCTGGAGCCTAAGCTTG atatccTGATCATTGGTGTTGGTGACCGGGGGATCGCCTTAAAACCACgtgttttacaatatataaaaaataaaggactAAATATCGAG GTTCTGCCAACCGAGTCGGCTTGTGCGACCTTCAATTTTCTGAATGACGAAAAGAGATATGTGGCTGCTGCTCTCATCCCACCAACTAATATTCAGACGCACGAAGACGAATTAGTACAGGATCAAGTGAGGAAGAAGAGTCTCTTCATAGCAACACTGGAGGACGAAATTGTATGA